A region from the Gossypium hirsutum isolate 1008001.06 chromosome A08, Gossypium_hirsutum_v2.1, whole genome shotgun sequence genome encodes:
- the LOC121202989 gene encoding remorin, which produces MADVEEPKKLESEIPSDPPPPPTEAAVEKSVTPPPPTEEKPADSTEKPPEPIEKAAESTEKKSTEVSVDRDAVLARVATEKRISLINAWEESEKSKAENKAQKKLSSIAAWENTKKAAIEAELKRIEEKLDKQKAEYVEKMKNKAALIHKEAEEKKAIVEAKRGEDVLKAEELAAKYRATGTTPNKTLGCC; this is translated from the exons ATGGCAGATGTCGAAGAACCCAAGAAGCTTGAATCCGAAATCCCCTCCGACCCTCCGCCGCCACCCACCGAAGCCGCCGTGGAAAAATCCGTGACTCCACCTCCTCCTACTGAAGAAAAGCCCGCCGACTCTACGGAAAAGCCTCCCGAACCCATCGAAA AGGCGGCAGAGTCGACGGAGAAGAAAAGCACGGAGGTGTCTGTTGATCGAG ATGCTGTGCTTGCTAGAGTTGCGACTGAGAAGCGAATTTCACTAATCAACGCTTGGGAAGAAAGTGAAAAAAGCAAAGCTGAGAACAA AGCACAGAAGAAGCTTTCTTCTATTGCGGCTTGGGAGAATACCAAGAAAGCAGCTATAGAGGCTGAGCTAAAAAGGATTGAG GAAAAGTTAGACAAGCAGAAGGCCGAGTATGtggaaaaaatgaaaaacaagGCAGCCTTAATCCACAAGGAAGCAGAAGAGAAGAAGGCAATCGTTGAAGCTAAGCGAGGGGAGGATGTTCTCAAAGCGGAGGAGTTGGCGGCAAAGTACCGTGCCACCGGAACCACTCCGAACAAGACCCTTGGTTGTTGTTGA